In a single window of the Desulfovibrio mangrovi genome:
- a CDS encoding pyridoxal-dependent decarboxylase gives MHLSSRIILRLSGNLDLEAGNSLQATVEPLLHNASGCIFIPVVLDMAEVTGITADGIRTLDQLKQRAAACLGAAPSPRDLLRIANPPLAVRNALEEAGLLKAFTGWQEHICRLPAELPADDSFHNLIGTIRRAFPSPVSDSFHDAYLGQSLLHGLQAVNARKGCTPMLQGGNSDIDYTKARTGVLHENMQTVEQTVEQLAAYFDGHPIWGHALVQPNVIPPSSIPAVIGSLMASLYNPNMIWDGYSRKVSEAEVEASAICAHLLGLPPETAAGLFTWGGTGTTFYGVRLGIEKAQPGAFAHGVQPGMKMIASSASHYCKLNALGWQGLGTDNLVTIPVDADNAMRMDKLEEAMRRILDKGEHIACLLATMGTTDAFGLDPLTAMADLRDRLTQEYQLEYTPHLHADAVIGWAWSVFNDYDFNTNSMRFPERTLRSLWDVRNILAGLPRADSVGLDFHKTGYTPYLSSLFLVREKKDLTLITRDKALMPYLFQFGNYHPGMFTMESSRGGGGVLSALANLKMLGKQGYRALLGYIVTIAESLRMRLEQAPHAVVVNNGNHGPVTLFRVYPDGTDPNLQYQKEVADPSHDADLEKHNRYNRAVFDALHQKMLAGECLEISLTEQYCVSAGGRPVLALKSYVMTPFVEEESMTRLMLCIEEVRKELARTRSY, from the coding sequence ATGCATCTCAGCAGTCGCATCATATTGAGGCTTTCCGGCAATCTGGATCTGGAAGCAGGTAACAGCCTGCAGGCCACCGTTGAGCCCCTGCTGCACAATGCCTCCGGCTGCATATTTATCCCCGTTGTGCTGGATATGGCAGAAGTTACCGGCATTACGGCAGACGGCATCCGCACCCTTGACCAACTCAAGCAGCGCGCTGCGGCCTGCCTGGGAGCCGCCCCTTCACCGCGCGATCTGCTCCGCATTGCCAATCCCCCGCTGGCCGTTCGCAACGCTCTTGAAGAAGCCGGCCTGCTGAAAGCCTTTACCGGCTGGCAAGAGCACATCTGCAGGTTGCCTGCCGAACTGCCTGCGGATGACAGCTTTCACAACCTCATCGGCACAATACGCCGCGCGTTTCCTTCTCCCGTTTCCGACAGCTTTCATGATGCCTATCTCGGCCAGTCGCTTTTGCATGGTCTGCAGGCCGTAAACGCCCGCAAGGGCTGCACGCCGATGCTGCAGGGCGGGAACAGCGACATAGATTACACCAAGGCCCGCACAGGCGTGTTGCATGAAAACATGCAGACTGTTGAACAAACAGTGGAACAACTCGCTGCCTACTTTGACGGTCATCCCATATGGGGTCACGCACTGGTGCAGCCCAACGTCATACCGCCATCCAGTATCCCTGCCGTTATCGGCAGCCTGATGGCCTCGCTCTACAACCCCAACATGATCTGGGACGGATATTCCCGCAAAGTCTCTGAGGCAGAAGTAGAGGCCAGTGCCATCTGCGCCCACCTGCTGGGCTTGCCACCGGAAACCGCTGCGGGCCTGTTCACCTGGGGCGGCACGGGCACCACCTTCTACGGCGTACGGCTGGGCATCGAAAAAGCCCAACCCGGAGCCTTTGCCCACGGGGTGCAGCCCGGCATGAAAATGATCGCCTCCAGCGCAAGCCATTACTGCAAACTTAATGCATTGGGTTGGCAGGGGCTGGGCACGGACAATCTCGTAACCATCCCAGTGGATGCGGACAACGCCATGCGCATGGATAAACTGGAAGAAGCCATGCGCCGCATTCTGGACAAGGGCGAACACATAGCCTGCCTGCTGGCGACCATGGGCACTACAGACGCCTTCGGTCTTGATCCCTTGACCGCCATGGCCGACCTGCGCGACCGCCTGACGCAGGAATATCAGCTCGAGTATACCCCGCACCTGCATGCCGATGCCGTTATCGGCTGGGCATGGAGCGTATTCAACGACTACGACTTCAACACCAACTCCATGCGTTTTCCGGAACGTACCCTGCGCTCACTGTGGGATGTCCGCAACATCCTTGCCGGTCTGCCCAGAGCGGATTCCGTAGGACTGGATTTCCACAAGACCGGCTACACGCCATACCTCTCCAGCCTTTTCCTCGTGCGCGAAAAAAAGGATCTGACCCTCATTACGCGGGACAAGGCGCTCATGCCCTACCTGTTCCAGTTCGGGAACTACCACCCCGGCATGTTCACCATGGAATCGTCACGCGGCGGAGGTGGCGTGCTTTCCGCGCTGGCCAATCTGAAAATGCTAGGCAAGCAGGGATACAGGGCTCTGCTGGGATACATTGTAACCATTGCGGAATCCTTGCGCATGCGGCTGGAGCAGGCACCGCATGCCGTGGTGGTGAACAACGGCAACCATGGTCCCGTTACCCTGTTCCGCGTTTACCCCGACGGCACCGACCCGAACCTGCAGTATCAGAAGGAAGTGGCCGACCCGTCCCATGATGCGGATCTGGAAAAGCACAACCGCTACAACCGCGCCGTATTTGATGCCCTGCACCAAAAAATGCTCGCCGGAGAATGCCTGGAAATTTCGCTGACGGAACAATATTGCGTCAGCGCGGGCGGGCGTCCGGTGCTGGCGCTCAAGTCCTATGTCATGACCCCCTTTGTGGAAGAGGAATCCATGACCCGCCTCATGCTCTGCATTGAAGAGGTTCGCAAAGAGCTGGCGCGCACTCGATCTTACTAG
- a CDS encoding ATP-dependent DNA helicase, whose amino-acid sequence MFQPLMHPVRDIAFLFVHMAAPPAGAVAPYAVAAIRITPDGKRTAYHSLIRTKATRARDFMHSHISRKALANAPDHATVQNALCDFLAGLEFVLCYDPYEALPTLQELLRGLRIFDLGFAADYFMPWASTASPRQLWETIHGQPRDKVSFSAEEGAELSLAFTRHLFGNVLADSRFPGARALRHYLAHSDSLFGDACCHLLTRFSDYFDGGLVSPVTAEDTPDWRHFLEKAPAIEARDNQSTGFTEVPERDIRQLYEQLAHRRKGYRIREPQVTYAGHVAHALNTNAVACIEAGTGTGKTLGYLLPVMEFLKRNPQQRVAIATYTKSLQNQLYGNELEACRELFGQYRDIDAALIKGKSNYVCAHKLDDVLSPDMEGEELLAWLFFVNICYRYRLADCEDISPRLRRRLDTNRLLSGLMLEVSAGSGCHASHTDCPAQVVTAEAANARLIITNHNKLILMEKDGKLNGLFRHCVIDEANHFEDAVRSAMSPEIATSDVQGHARYLREQCRKLVASPSTPPLDKDRAGRAVDAIGVLLRALDAMRDRFLAMDRGSLGGATAVTPSHKAFTNGHIANDLKHLHGLMEAVHENTALFNGKEVGRLPLPYKTLSRCRTMRMLVHETMFNLAQLRTGLESEGTWQSVQVFPRNWILGGGHVYVGPLVRNHILARRDTVVFTSATLTHQASFVPFRRSIGLGKGQHILFDDTEAPPKPCFVTRVAPPFEPDFALVVPSGTPTAMFEHKATWLNYVSKVIPELIETNHGATLVLCASYEDLEALRERLEREYDGEYPMLFQKKGEPPAALCDEFRAAKESVLFGVETFWHGVDFPGDTLTQVIITRLPFPSPASPLMDARKRCLPDAAYWDRYRYETAIKFRQGVGRLIRRETDKGIVVVLDNRLLKNRNIAPCPVIEGMQNLPEHLRRGRR is encoded by the coding sequence ATGTTCCAGCCCCTGATGCATCCTGTCCGGGACATTGCCTTTCTCTTTGTCCACATGGCCGCCCCGCCCGCCGGAGCGGTCGCGCCATATGCCGTTGCCGCCATCCGCATCACGCCCGACGGCAAACGCACGGCCTATCACTCGCTCATCCGCACCAAGGCCACCCGCGCCCGCGACTTCATGCATTCGCACATCAGCCGCAAGGCGCTGGCAAACGCACCGGATCATGCCACCGTGCAGAACGCCCTGTGCGACTTTCTGGCCGGACTGGAATTCGTGCTCTGCTACGATCCCTACGAGGCTCTGCCCACCCTGCAGGAACTGCTGCGAGGCCTGCGCATCTTCGATCTGGGCTTCGCCGCCGACTACTTCATGCCGTGGGCTTCCACCGCCTCGCCGCGCCAGCTGTGGGAGACCATTCACGGTCAACCGCGCGACAAGGTCAGCTTTTCGGCAGAAGAGGGAGCGGAACTGAGCCTTGCCTTCACCAGACATCTTTTCGGCAACGTGCTCGCAGACTCCCGATTCCCCGGAGCCCGAGCCCTGCGGCACTATCTGGCACACAGCGACTCTTTGTTCGGCGACGCCTGCTGCCACCTGCTGACCCGGTTTTCCGACTATTTCGACGGCGGACTGGTCTCGCCGGTTACAGCGGAAGACACGCCGGACTGGCGGCATTTTCTGGAAAAAGCCCCTGCCATCGAGGCGAGGGACAACCAAAGCACGGGCTTCACGGAAGTACCGGAACGGGACATCCGCCAGCTTTATGAACAGCTCGCGCACCGCCGCAAGGGCTACCGCATCCGGGAACCTCAGGTCACCTATGCCGGACACGTGGCTCACGCCTTGAACACCAATGCCGTCGCCTGCATCGAGGCAGGCACGGGCACGGGCAAGACGCTGGGCTATCTGCTGCCGGTCATGGAATTTCTCAAGCGCAATCCGCAGCAGCGCGTGGCCATTGCCACCTACACAAAGAGCCTGCAAAACCAGTTGTACGGCAACGAGCTGGAAGCCTGCCGCGAACTCTTCGGCCAGTATCGGGACATCGACGCCGCGCTCATCAAGGGCAAGAGCAACTACGTGTGCGCGCACAAGCTGGACGACGTGCTCTCGCCGGACATGGAAGGCGAGGAACTGCTCGCGTGGCTCTTCTTCGTGAACATCTGCTACCGCTACCGCCTTGCGGACTGCGAAGACATTTCTCCGCGCCTGCGCCGCAGGCTGGATACCAATCGCCTGCTCTCCGGCCTCATGCTGGAAGTGAGCGCGGGCAGCGGCTGCCACGCATCCCACACGGACTGCCCCGCGCAGGTGGTGACAGCGGAGGCGGCCAACGCGCGCCTCATCATCACCAACCACAACAAGCTCATCCTCATGGAAAAGGACGGCAAGCTGAACGGCCTGTTCCGACACTGCGTCATTGACGAAGCCAACCACTTCGAGGACGCGGTACGTAGCGCCATGAGTCCGGAAATTGCCACATCCGATGTGCAGGGACATGCGCGCTACCTGCGCGAACAGTGCCGCAAGCTCGTTGCCTCCCCTTCCACGCCACCGCTGGACAAGGACAGGGCCGGACGCGCTGTGGACGCCATTGGCGTTCTGCTGCGGGCGCTGGATGCCATGCGCGACCGTTTCCTCGCCATGGACAGAGGCTCGCTGGGCGGCGCCACGGCCGTCACCCCCTCGCACAAGGCCTTTACCAACGGTCACATCGCCAACGACCTCAAGCATCTGCACGGGCTCATGGAGGCGGTGCACGAAAACACCGCCCTCTTCAACGGCAAGGAGGTGGGCAGGCTGCCCCTGCCCTACAAGACGCTCTCACGCTGCCGCACCATGCGCATGCTGGTGCACGAGACCATGTTCAATCTGGCCCAGCTGCGCACGGGCCTGGAGTCCGAAGGTACATGGCAGTCCGTGCAGGTCTTTCCCCGCAACTGGATTCTCGGTGGCGGCCATGTCTACGTGGGCCCGCTGGTGCGCAATCACATTCTCGCCCGCCGCGACACCGTGGTCTTCACCTCTGCCACGCTCACGCATCAGGCCAGCTTTGTGCCCTTCCGCCGCAGCATCGGCCTCGGCAAGGGGCAACACATTCTCTTTGACGACACGGAAGCCCCGCCAAAGCCCTGTTTCGTCACCCGCGTCGCCCCGCCGTTCGAGCCGGATTTCGCCCTTGTGGTGCCCTCCGGCACCCCCACGGCCATGTTCGAGCACAAGGCCACGTGGCTGAACTACGTTTCCAAGGTCATTCCGGAACTCATCGAGACGAACCACGGGGCCACGCTGGTGCTCTGCGCCAGCTACGAAGATCTTGAAGCCCTGCGGGAGCGGCTGGAACGCGAATACGACGGGGAATATCCCATGCTGTTCCAGAAAAAGGGCGAACCGCCCGCCGCGCTCTGCGACGAGTTCCGTGCCGCCAAGGAGAGCGTGCTCTTCGGCGTGGAGACCTTCTGGCACGGCGTGGACTTTCCCGGCGATACGCTCACGCAGGTCATCATCACCCGCCTGCCCTTCCCCTCCCCCGCCTCGCCGCTCATGGACGCCCGCAAGCGTTGCCTGCCGGATGCGGCCTACTGGGACCGCTACCGCTACGAAACCGCCATCAAGTTCCGGCAGGGTGTGGGCCGCCTCATCCGCCGCGAAACCGACAAGGGCATCGTGGTGGTACTGGATAACCGCCTGCTCAAGAACCGCAACATCGCCCCCTGCCCTGTCATCGAGGGTATGCAGAACCTGCCCGAGCACCTGCGCCGGGGCAGGCGTTAA
- a CDS encoding TolC family protein produces the protein MQRTTNEIRHANASLRRTDHTRTRAIAIADDRRQATMRLWLWLLPLLAFLMLALPDMARAQEPVSLDPLPSYLKTAAENNGELQAAFARWRAAVQKAPQASVMPDPELRFGYFIEPVETRTGPQRWRYGISQKFPWPGKLDDKEQIALHEADTLRAQAEGIKLALFRDVKSAFHEYAYLERAIAITRENEELLRYLEDVARARYAAGGTPYSDVLRTQMELDKLGERLRSLQDLRTPLAARLNAAMGRATDEPVQVPDAVPVMEISMDDGTLRTALKENNPALHGYDAQAEKAKSAASLAERNYFPDVTLGLESIYTDRPRGGGNTVNKGDDPLIATVGINLPIWRSARDAAVTESKEMLLAAHRGRQGKQDVLLADLELALFRYRDAGRRIELYKDTLLPRAEQAIEVSLQAYQSGKASFNDITEAQKSYLELHLAYARALTDQAQRIADMEALTGGEIPCKYHGSVMTKHSLPESELKTTIQ, from the coding sequence ATGCAGCGCACCACAAACGAAATACGACATGCCAATGCCAGCCTCCGCCGAACCGACCACACACGGACGCGCGCCATAGCCATTGCCGATGACAGACGGCAGGCCACCATGCGCCTGTGGCTATGGCTTTTGCCGCTGCTGGCGTTCCTCATGCTGGCCCTGCCCGACATGGCCCGCGCGCAGGAACCGGTTTCCCTCGACCCGCTGCCCAGTTACCTGAAGACAGCCGCCGAGAATAACGGAGAACTGCAAGCCGCCTTTGCCAGATGGCGTGCCGCTGTGCAGAAGGCTCCGCAGGCTTCCGTGATGCCCGACCCCGAACTGCGGTTCGGCTACTTCATTGAGCCCGTCGAAACACGCACCGGCCCCCAGCGTTGGCGCTACGGCATTTCCCAGAAGTTTCCGTGGCCGGGCAAGCTGGACGACAAGGAACAAATCGCCCTGCATGAGGCGGATACCCTGCGGGCACAGGCAGAAGGCATAAAGCTGGCACTCTTCAGGGACGTGAAGAGCGCCTTCCATGAATACGCCTATCTGGAACGCGCCATCGCCATTACCCGTGAAAACGAGGAGCTGCTGCGCTATCTGGAAGACGTGGCCCGAGCACGCTACGCCGCCGGCGGTACCCCGTATTCGGACGTACTGCGCACGCAGATGGAACTGGACAAACTGGGCGAACGCCTCCGCTCACTGCAGGACCTGCGCACCCCGCTTGCGGCCCGGCTGAACGCGGCCATGGGCAGGGCTACGGATGAGCCCGTGCAGGTGCCCGACGCGGTACCCGTCATGGAAATTTCCATGGATGACGGGACACTGCGCACCGCCCTCAAGGAAAACAATCCGGCCCTTCACGGATACGATGCGCAGGCGGAAAAAGCCAAGTCAGCCGCCTCGCTGGCAGAACGAAACTATTTTCCGGACGTTACGCTTGGACTGGAATCCATATACACGGACAGACCCCGTGGCGGTGGAAACACAGTAAACAAAGGGGACGACCCGCTCATCGCAACGGTCGGCATCAACCTGCCCATCTGGCGTTCCGCCCGCGACGCGGCGGTAACGGAAAGCAAGGAGATGCTCCTCGCCGCCCACCGTGGCAGACAGGGCAAACAGGATGTGTTGCTGGCCGATCTTGAACTGGCCCTGTTCCGCTACCGCGATGCCGGACGACGCATCGAACTGTACAAGGACACGCTGCTCCCCCGTGCGGAGCAGGCCATAGAAGTTTCGCTGCAGGCCTATCAGAGCGGCAAGGCATCGTTCAACGATATTACCGAGGCGCAGAAGAGTTATCTTGAACTGCACCTCGCCTACGCCCGCGCCCTGACCGATCAGGCCCAGCGCATCGCCGATATGGAAGCCCTTACCGGTGGAGAAATTCCCTGCAAGTACCACGGTTCCGTCATGACCAAGCATTCCCTGCCGGAATCGGAACTCAAAACTACAATACAGTAA
- a CDS encoding TRASH domain-containing protein — MNTFFKSLVLVAMLAIGSGLVVGNAFAAEPQTKCPVMGYGINKKLYADHNGKRVYFCCPSCEGEFKKDPEKYIKKLEEQGVEVEKTPAQ; from the coding sequence ATGAACACGTTCTTTAAATCCCTCGTCCTTGTGGCCATGCTCGCCATCGGCTCCGGCCTTGTCGTGGGCAATGCCTTTGCCGCCGAACCGCAGACCAAGTGCCCCGTCATGGGCTACGGCATCAACAAGAAGCTGTATGCCGACCACAACGGCAAGCGCGTCTATTTCTGCTGCCCGTCCTGCGAAGGCGAGTTCAAGAAGGATCCTGAAAAGTACATCAAGAAACTGGAAGAACAGGGCGTGGAAGTCGAAAAGACCCCCGCTCAGTAA
- a CDS encoding efflux RND transporter periplasmic adaptor subunit has product MPLLSTIRRFKWIAPLLGGLIIIVAVALYFKDQKQRHSDETTLSEHKDHGLERSTDAAGKVVWTCSMHPQIQLPEPGKCPICFMDLIKLELDANKAAAQSLRQVEMNADSRKLAEIVVTPVRKQSVALDVRMVGKVEYDETRVGSITAWMGGRIDRLYVDSTGSVVQRGQAMASIYSPELLTAQAELLQAVKAINDAKSSNLDLVRRTAQRTLEASREKLRLLGLSKAQIDAVIANGKPSDHITLHAPQGGIVIKKDVVEGMYVQTGMPIYTIADLSHVWVVLEAYESDLPWIKTGLDVAFAAEAYPGRNYKGRIVYIDPVVNPKTRTVDVRLEVPNGDASLKPGMFVQAVQRIGGRQAESASGKGDPLVIPVSAPLITGKRAVVYVQPKDKPGTYIGREVVLGPRAGETYIVRSGLDEGELVVSKGAFKIDSALQIQAKPSMMNPGSAEAPISHVHGQPQDSMTQGTAARYEAPPLLLSKLSFLGKHVGVIDDALRASDVDRAKALYAQMNSDLNALADSVDQNAMLEGEAKLAWKEFAMLLMNDAVLGSEAKDFKRLHEVHALTHTHFGNLAAAFGVPAAAEGQSPQAFRQQVGTVFGAYTPISEALGNDDPETARKAIPALVKALATVDTSLLDQEGLAVWNSSLSRMQEGIDGMSKADSIEALRAGFEHLSIGLTAAVMRLGVFTDGPVYELHCPMAFDNKGANWLQTDEDIRNPYFGAAMYKCGEVTRQLKDK; this is encoded by the coding sequence ATGCCTTTGCTCTCCACCATCAGACGTTTCAAATGGATTGCCCCCCTTCTCGGCGGCCTGATCATCATCGTTGCCGTTGCGCTCTACTTTAAGGACCAGAAGCAACGCCACTCGGATGAAACAACGCTTTCCGAGCACAAGGACCACGGACTTGAGCGCAGCACCGACGCTGCCGGAAAGGTGGTGTGGACCTGCTCCATGCACCCGCAGATCCAGTTGCCGGAACCCGGCAAGTGCCCCATCTGCTTCATGGACCTGATCAAGCTGGAGCTGGACGCCAACAAGGCAGCCGCCCAGAGTCTGCGGCAGGTGGAAATGAACGCGGATTCGCGCAAGCTGGCGGAAATCGTGGTCACGCCCGTACGCAAACAATCCGTTGCGCTGGACGTGCGCATGGTGGGCAAGGTGGAATACGACGAAACCCGCGTGGGTTCCATCACCGCATGGATGGGCGGGCGCATCGACAGGCTGTACGTGGACTCCACGGGCAGCGTGGTGCAACGCGGACAGGCCATGGCTTCCATCTACAGCCCCGAACTGCTCACCGCGCAGGCGGAGCTGCTGCAGGCCGTCAAAGCCATAAACGACGCCAAATCCAGCAACCTTGACCTTGTGCGCAGAACCGCACAGCGCACACTGGAAGCCTCGCGCGAGAAACTGCGCCTTCTCGGTCTTTCAAAGGCACAGATTGATGCCGTCATCGCCAACGGCAAACCTTCCGACCACATCACCCTGCACGCCCCGCAGGGCGGCATCGTCATCAAGAAGGACGTGGTGGAAGGCATGTACGTGCAGACAGGCATGCCCATCTACACCATTGCCGACCTGAGCCACGTATGGGTTGTGCTGGAAGCCTACGAATCCGACCTGCCGTGGATCAAGACCGGCCTCGACGTGGCCTTTGCCGCGGAAGCCTACCCCGGCCGCAACTACAAGGGGCGCATTGTCTACATAGACCCCGTGGTCAACCCCAAGACCCGCACGGTGGACGTTCGCCTTGAAGTGCCCAACGGCGACGCCAGCCTCAAGCCCGGCATGTTCGTGCAGGCCGTTCAACGCATAGGCGGCAGACAGGCTGAATCCGCATCCGGCAAGGGCGACCCGCTGGTCATCCCCGTCTCCGCGCCGCTCATTACCGGCAAACGCGCCGTGGTCTACGTGCAGCCCAAAGACAAGCCCGGAACCTACATCGGCCGCGAAGTGGTACTCGGCCCTCGTGCCGGAGAAACCTACATCGTGCGCAGCGGACTTGATGAAGGCGAACTTGTCGTCAGCAAGGGAGCCTTCAAGATCGACAGCGCCCTGCAGATTCAGGCCAAACCCAGCATGATGAATCCCGGCAGCGCCGAAGCGCCCATATCCCATGTCCATGGTCAACCTCAGGATTCCATGACGCAAGGCACCGCAGCCAGATATGAGGCCCCGCCTCTGCTGCTTTCCAAACTTTCCTTCCTCGGCAAGCACGTCGGCGTGATCGATGACGCCCTGCGGGCATCCGACGTGGACCGCGCCAAGGCCCTGTATGCCCAAATGAACAGCGATCTGAATGCGCTGGCTGACTCCGTGGACCAGAATGCCATGCTGGAAGGCGAGGCCAAACTGGCATGGAAGGAATTTGCCATGCTGCTCATGAACGATGCCGTACTGGGCAGCGAAGCCAAGGATTTCAAACGACTGCACGAAGTGCATGCCCTGACGCACACCCACTTCGGCAACCTTGCCGCTGCATTCGGCGTACCCGCCGCTGCAGAAGGCCAGTCGCCGCAGGCCTTCCGCCAACAGGTCGGAACCGTCTTTGGCGCCTACACACCAATTTCCGAAGCCCTCGGCAACGATGATCCCGAAACGGCCCGCAAGGCCATTCCCGCACTGGTCAAGGCTCTTGCCACAGTAGACACATCCCTGCTGGATCAAGAAGGACTGGCCGTATGGAACAGCTCCCTCTCCCGGATGCAGGAAGGCATTGACGGCATGTCCAAGGCGGACAGCATCGAGGCCCTGCGAGCCGGATTCGAGCACCTGTCCATCGGTCTCACCGCGGCAGTCATGCGGCTCGGCGTCTTTACCGACGGCCCCGTGTACGAACTGCACTGCCCCATGGCCTTTGACAACAAGGGAGCCAACTGGCTGCAGACGGACGAAGACATCCGCAACCCCTACTTTGGTGCGGCCATGTACAAGTGCGGCGAAGTGACCCGCCAGCTCAAGGACAAGTAG